From one Microbacterium sp. 10M-3C3 genomic stretch:
- the dapF gene encoding diaminopimelate epimerase, with translation MPQTVPFTKGHGTGNDFVVVADPDGAWDPTDAQVAALCDRHFGIGADGLLRVVRAAAIDEGAAAAASGAEWFMDYRNADGSKAEMCGNGTRVFARYLVEAGLADIDDGLAIGTRAGVKTLRRSADGFEVDLGAFRVDAGDVLVRAKGLDVARPGVGVDVGNPHVVVALSSAAELEGLDLAYQPVLEPAPAHGANVEFVVPSDPLVRDGVGEIRMRVFERGVGETLSCGTGVAAAALAVRHWAGAGAPDRWIVDVPGGRLGVSVHDGHVRLSGPATLVFSGEVALA, from the coding sequence ATGCCGCAGACCGTCCCGTTCACGAAGGGCCACGGGACGGGCAACGACTTCGTCGTCGTCGCCGACCCGGACGGCGCGTGGGACCCCACCGATGCGCAGGTCGCGGCCCTGTGCGACCGACACTTCGGCATCGGCGCGGACGGCCTCCTGCGGGTGGTCCGCGCGGCCGCGATCGACGAGGGTGCGGCGGCCGCCGCATCCGGCGCCGAGTGGTTCATGGACTACCGCAACGCCGACGGCTCGAAGGCCGAGATGTGCGGCAACGGCACGCGCGTGTTCGCGCGGTACCTCGTCGAGGCGGGGCTGGCCGACATCGACGACGGCCTCGCCATCGGGACGCGCGCGGGCGTGAAGACCCTCCGCCGCAGCGCCGACGGCTTCGAGGTGGACCTCGGCGCGTTCCGCGTCGACGCCGGAGACGTGCTCGTCCGCGCAAAGGGTCTCGACGTCGCGCGACCGGGCGTCGGCGTCGACGTCGGCAATCCGCACGTGGTCGTCGCGCTCTCCTCCGCCGCCGAGCTCGAGGGGCTCGATCTCGCCTATCAGCCGGTGCTCGAGCCCGCGCCCGCGCACGGCGCGAACGTCGAGTTCGTGGTCCCGTCCGACCCGCTCGTGCGCGACGGCGTCGGGGAGATCCGCATGCGCGTGTTCGAGCGCGGCGTCGGCGAGACGCTCAGCTGCGGCACGGGCGTCGCGGCCGCCGCGCTCGCCGTGCGGCACTGGGCCGGCGCCGGTGCGCCCGACCGGTGGATCGTCGACGTGCCCGGCGGCCGCCTCGGCGTGAGCGTCCACGATGGCCACGTGCGCCTGTCCGGTCCCGCGACGCTCGTCTTCTCCGGCGAGGTCGCCCTCGCCTGA
- a CDS encoding GNAT family acetyltransferase, whose protein sequence is MPLSIRPFDLADTEAVVTLWQATGLTRPWNNPYQDIRRKMTVQPELFLVAVDDGKLVGSVMAGYDGHRGWLYYLASAPERRGQGIARRLVAEAEDRLLALGCPKVQLMVRPENGVTHGFYDALGYEPFDVWTTGKRLIAD, encoded by the coding sequence ATGCCTCTCTCGATCCGTCCGTTCGACCTCGCCGACACCGAAGCCGTCGTCACGCTGTGGCAGGCCACAGGCCTCACGCGACCGTGGAACAACCCGTACCAGGACATCCGCCGCAAGATGACCGTGCAGCCCGAGCTCTTCCTCGTGGCCGTGGACGACGGGAAGCTCGTCGGGTCGGTGATGGCCGGCTACGACGGCCACCGCGGATGGCTGTACTACCTCGCGAGCGCGCCCGAGCGCCGCGGCCAGGGCATCGCCCGCCGGCTCGTCGCCGAGGCGGAGGACCGCCTCCTGGCGCTCGGCTGCCCCAAGGTGCAGCTCATGGTGCGACCGGAGAACGGGGTCACCCACGGCTTCTACGACGCGCTGGGGTATGAACCCTTCGACGTGTGGACGACCGGGAAGCGCCTCATCGCCGACTGA
- the miaA gene encoding tRNA (adenosine(37)-N6)-dimethylallyltransferase MiaA, with protein MNAPRLWAVVGATGTGKTALSLEIAEALGRRGHAAEVVNADAMQLYRGMEIGTAKLPPSEHRGIPHHLFDELDVAEEATVAWYQPRARAAVEAIHARGADAILVGGSGLYVSAVLFDFRFPPRDPALRAALEAEWEAGGGPHMVARLREADPEAAARIDARNPRRVIRALEVIAQGEGTHGGALPGAPVAWHPDTRIVGVARDRAELVTRLDERVERMWRDGIVAEAVALRARGLDDGVTARRAIGYAQALAQHDGVLSEPDAIAQAQALTRRYARRQVSWFRRYDDVAWVDAVDAATAEALVDAR; from the coding sequence GTGAACGCCCCGCGGCTGTGGGCGGTCGTCGGCGCGACCGGCACCGGCAAGACCGCGCTGTCGCTCGAGATCGCCGAGGCGCTGGGCCGCCGCGGGCATGCTGCCGAGGTCGTCAACGCCGACGCGATGCAGCTGTACCGCGGGATGGAGATCGGGACGGCCAAGCTGCCGCCGTCGGAGCACCGGGGCATCCCGCACCACCTCTTCGACGAGCTCGACGTGGCCGAGGAGGCGACCGTCGCGTGGTACCAGCCGCGCGCCCGCGCCGCCGTCGAGGCCATCCACGCGCGCGGCGCCGATGCGATCCTCGTGGGCGGATCGGGGCTCTACGTTTCCGCGGTGCTCTTCGATTTCCGCTTCCCGCCGCGCGACCCCGCCCTCCGCGCCGCGCTCGAGGCGGAGTGGGAGGCCGGCGGCGGGCCGCACATGGTCGCGCGGCTGCGGGAGGCCGACCCCGAGGCCGCCGCGCGGATCGACGCGCGCAACCCCCGCCGCGTCATCCGTGCCCTCGAGGTGATCGCGCAGGGCGAGGGCACGCACGGCGGCGCCCTCCCCGGCGCGCCCGTGGCGTGGCATCCCGACACGCGCATCGTGGGCGTCGCCCGCGATCGCGCGGAGCTCGTCACGCGTCTGGACGAGCGCGTCGAGCGGATGTGGCGCGACGGCATCGTCGCCGAGGCCGTCGCACTGCGCGCACGCGGGCTCGACGACGGCGTGACGGCGCGCCGCGCGATCGGCTACGCGCAGGCGCTCGCGCAGCACGACGGCGTCCTGAGCGAGCCGGACGCGATCGCGCAGGCGCAGGCGCTCACGCGGCGCTACGCGCGGCGGCAGGTGTCGTGGTTTCGCCGGTACGACGACGTGGCGTGGGTCGACGCCGTCGACGCGGCGACGGCCGAGGCGCTCGTCGACGCCCGATGA
- the miaB gene encoding tRNA (N6-isopentenyl adenosine(37)-C2)-methylthiotransferase MiaB — MTLLDSTPTIIAPSPAARRPDGSPRTYEVRTFGCQMNVHDSERLSGSLQSAGYVRAAAGEEADVVVINTCAVRDNAAGKLYGTLGHLKSRKDVREGMQIAVGGCLAQMDKEAVQRKAPWVDVVFGTHNMGSLPRLLERARHNGEAELEILESLEVFPSTLPTRRDAQHSGWVSISVGCNNTCTFCIVPSLRGKEKDRRPGDILSEIRLLVEDGAIEVTLLGQNVNSYGVEFGDRQAFGKLLRAAGEIDGLERIRFTSPHPAAFTDDVIDAMAETPAVMPSLHMPLQSGSDRVLKAMRRSYRSERFLGILDRVRDRIPHAAITTDIIVGFPGETDEDFEDTMRVVEASRFSSAFTFQYSIREGTPAATMPDQVPKAVVQERYERLIALQERISLGENQRQLGREVHVLVSTGEGKKDAATHRITGRAEDNRLVHVEVPEGSAVPRPGDVVTAAITHAAPFHLLADSPDGAPLRIRRTRSGDAWERAQSDACGVPAPAAGGAPRAVSLGLPSLRPGE, encoded by the coding sequence ATGACCCTCCTCGACAGCACGCCCACGATCATCGCGCCCTCGCCCGCCGCGCGTCGCCCCGACGGGTCGCCGCGCACGTATGAAGTGCGCACGTTCGGGTGCCAGATGAACGTGCACGACTCCGAGCGCCTGTCCGGATCGCTGCAGAGCGCCGGGTACGTGCGCGCCGCCGCCGGCGAGGAGGCCGACGTCGTCGTCATCAACACGTGCGCGGTGCGCGACAACGCCGCCGGCAAGCTGTACGGCACGCTCGGCCACTTGAAGTCGCGTAAGGACGTCCGCGAAGGCATGCAGATCGCCGTCGGCGGGTGCCTCGCGCAGATGGACAAGGAAGCGGTGCAGCGCAAGGCGCCGTGGGTCGACGTCGTCTTCGGCACGCACAACATGGGGTCGCTGCCGCGGCTCCTCGAGCGCGCACGGCACAACGGCGAGGCGGAGCTGGAGATCCTCGAGTCGCTCGAGGTGTTCCCCTCGACGCTGCCGACGCGCCGCGACGCCCAGCACAGCGGGTGGGTGTCCATCTCTGTCGGATGCAACAACACGTGCACGTTCTGCATCGTGCCGAGCCTGCGCGGCAAGGAGAAGGACCGACGCCCCGGCGATATCCTCAGCGAGATCCGCCTCCTCGTGGAGGACGGCGCGATCGAGGTCACCCTGCTCGGCCAGAACGTGAACTCGTACGGCGTCGAGTTCGGCGACCGTCAGGCGTTCGGCAAGCTCCTGCGTGCCGCGGGCGAGATCGACGGGCTCGAGCGCATCCGCTTCACGAGCCCCCATCCGGCTGCCTTCACCGACGACGTCATCGACGCGATGGCGGAGACGCCCGCCGTCATGCCCTCGCTCCACATGCCGCTGCAGTCCGGCAGCGATCGCGTCCTCAAGGCGATGCGACGCTCGTACCGGAGCGAGCGGTTCCTCGGCATCCTCGACCGGGTCCGCGACCGGATCCCGCACGCCGCCATCACGACCGACATCATCGTCGGGTTCCCCGGCGAGACCGACGAGGACTTCGAGGACACGATGCGCGTCGTCGAGGCATCGCGGTTCTCCAGCGCGTTCACCTTCCAGTACTCGATCCGCGAGGGCACGCCCGCCGCGACGATGCCCGACCAGGTGCCGAAGGCGGTCGTGCAGGAGCGCTACGAGCGCCTCATCGCGCTGCAGGAGCGCATCAGCCTGGGGGAGAACCAGCGTCAGCTCGGTCGCGAGGTGCACGTGCTCGTGTCCACCGGCGAAGGCAAAAAGGATGCGGCGACGCACCGCATCACGGGCCGCGCAGAAGACAATCGTCTCGTCCACGTGGAGGTGCCGGAAGGCTCGGCGGTGCCGCGTCCGGGTGATGTCGTGACGGCGGCGATCACGCACGCCGCGCCCTTCCACCTGCTCGCCGACAGCCCCGACGGTGCGCCGCTGCGCATCCGCCGCACACGCTCGGGCGATGCGTGGGAGCGCGCGCAGTCCGATGCGTGCGGCGTCCCCGCGCCCGCCGCCGGCGGCGCGCCGCGTGCCGTGTCGCTCGGGCTGCCGTCGCTGCGTCCGGGGGAGTGA
- a CDS encoding regulatory protein RecX, whose amino-acid sequence MSEHTGGERESLAPVTPLFPRRGQGAPRPGPDPSAWHPTWTGIDRDDEDEHDDLEDGVVLAERMLLRRLRTRSLSIREAEAALYADGLSDAEIAGVIRSFRAQGYLDDHALAEQLIDKAVSRKAQGRQAIAQTLAQRGIPRDVADAAISALPDDEFERALEFARSRAQGMRDLDRDTALRRLAGQLARRGFGGSALTVARLALDESTPRARGVRFD is encoded by the coding sequence ATGAGCGAGCACACCGGGGGCGAGCGCGAGTCGCTCGCCCCCGTCACTCCGCTGTTCCCGCGGCGCGGCCAGGGCGCGCCGCGTCCCGGCCCTGATCCGTCCGCGTGGCATCCCACGTGGACCGGCATCGACCGCGACGACGAGGACGAGCACGACGATCTCGAGGACGGGGTGGTCCTCGCGGAGCGGATGCTGCTGCGGCGTCTGCGCACGCGCTCGCTCTCCATCCGCGAGGCGGAGGCGGCGCTCTACGCCGACGGGTTGAGCGACGCCGAGATCGCCGGTGTCATCCGCAGCTTCCGCGCGCAGGGCTACCTCGACGACCACGCTCTCGCCGAGCAGCTCATCGACAAGGCGGTGTCGCGGAAGGCCCAGGGACGCCAGGCGATCGCGCAGACGCTCGCGCAGCGGGGCATCCCGCGGGATGTCGCCGACGCGGCGATCTCGGCGCTGCCCGACGACGAGTTCGAGCGTGCACTCGAGTTCGCGCGTTCACGCGCCCAGGGCATGCGCGACCTCGACCGCGACACCGCGCTCCGTCGGCTCGCCGGTCAGCTGGCCCGCCGCGGATTCGGCGGCTCGGCGCTGACCGTCGCGCGCCTTGCGCTCGACGAGTCGACCCCCCGAGCGCGCGGCGTCCGCTTCGACTGA
- the recA gene encoding recombinase RecA yields MPSPADREKALESALAQIDRQFGKGSVMRLGSDERAPVEVIPTGSIALDVALGVGGLPRGRIIEIYGPESSGKTTLTLHAIANVQRAGGIAAFIDAEHALDPNYAQKLGVDIDALLVSQPDTGEQALEIADMLIRSGAIDLVVIDSVAALVPEAEIKGEMGDSHVGLQARLMSQALRKLTGGLNQTKTTAIFINQLREKIGVFFGSPETTAGGKALKFYASVRLDIRRIETLKDGSDAVGNRTRVKVVKNKMAPPFKQAEFDILYGTGISREGSLIDFGVEHGIVKKSGAWYTYEGEQLGQGKENARTFLIKNDDIAAEIESQIKSKLGIGVPRAAAPVDDELAARRPA; encoded by the coding sequence AGAAGGCCCTCGAATCCGCTCTCGCCCAGATCGATCGGCAGTTCGGGAAGGGCTCGGTCATGCGACTGGGCAGCGACGAACGCGCCCCGGTCGAAGTCATCCCCACGGGATCCATCGCCCTCGACGTCGCCCTCGGCGTCGGCGGGCTGCCGCGTGGCCGCATCATCGAGATCTACGGCCCCGAGTCGTCGGGAAAGACCACGCTCACCCTCCACGCGATCGCCAACGTGCAGCGCGCCGGCGGCATCGCGGCCTTCATCGACGCGGAGCACGCGCTCGACCCCAACTACGCGCAGAAGCTCGGCGTCGACATCGACGCACTGCTGGTGTCGCAGCCCGACACGGGCGAGCAGGCGCTCGAGATCGCGGACATGCTGATCCGCTCGGGCGCGATCGACCTCGTCGTGATCGACTCCGTCGCCGCCCTCGTGCCGGAGGCCGAGATCAAGGGCGAGATGGGCGACTCCCACGTGGGTCTGCAGGCGCGCCTGATGTCGCAGGCGCTGCGCAAGCTCACCGGTGGCCTGAACCAGACCAAGACCACCGCGATCTTCATCAACCAGCTGCGCGAGAAGATCGGCGTCTTCTTCGGCTCTCCCGAGACGACCGCCGGCGGCAAGGCGCTGAAGTTCTACGCGTCGGTGCGCCTGGACATCCGTCGCATCGAGACCCTCAAGGACGGCTCCGACGCCGTGGGCAACCGCACGCGCGTGAAGGTCGTCAAGAACAAGATGGCGCCGCCGTTCAAGCAGGCCGAGTTCGACATCCTCTACGGCACGGGCATCTCCCGCGAGGGAAGCCTCATCGACTTCGGCGTGGAGCACGGCATCGTCAAGAAGTCCGGTGCGTGGTACACGTACGAGGGCGAGCAGCTCGGACAGGGCAAGGAGAACGCCCGCACCTTCCTGATCAAGAACGACGACATCGCCGCGGAGATCGAGTCGCAGATCAAGTCCAAGCTCGGCATCGGCGTCCCGCGCGCCGCGGCCCCCGTCGACGACGAACTGGCCGCGCGCCGCCCGGCCTGA